cccctggtgttgcaggtgtctacgggcggtagtgatctcttaccatcaggagacccacttgctcgtttgccatccggtagaataaaaaaaaattcgaaatctgcgtggaaagtcgctttttatcctcttggctggaaagagtttttgaaattcgaatgttatcgtgaacgggtgccgccttgaaaatacatatcgaccacttattttcacaacctcgtatctggccacaatattgctttagaatcatctttatggtAGGACAAtagagtgttgatttgttgtatacatttcgggtagatacgaggttcaggaagtaagcgttgaatattgacGTGATCGCATATAAAATTCTCATACATTGtagaattaatatttaaatctgttaataattctgttattttattcttattgcttactaaacatttatttagtaataatatagCTCATTTCAGATTActgaaattattccaaatgcgtttctaattaagtacaaaaaaaaatacagaataaacaagaagaaaataggATATCAAATGATGAAAAGGGATTTGGAAACACACCCGAGAAAAAAAAGCACAATGGCACGTTCTGAAACGTGgtttgtcatttgtttttaaatttagttttgttATTAATGCGTCagtgttttcattcttgttaTTAGATAAGTATtgatgttatttattacttcaataaaaaatagattacatttattaacattttgttctattacataACATTTTTCGTCTTTgttcacaaaaaataacgacaaatagGTAGATGTGGTAAAATACAGAACGCACCTACCGGAGGGAAAAGGTCACACTGTATTACCAATTctagtacctaataattattttaattttaagtaggtttagttacttgcataattaaatgtaaaaattactggctaactcacttatcaacgtccaacccaaaaccctggatctagaaagctgaacttaTACTTGGACTTGAaaattccctctttttatgAAGACAAGAACGtggttatattttatattaccatgggatgagaattctgcgatttagaaaaagccattggcataagctagctagcataacctaaaactgatttataagagtgttcaatttattttcttccatctacatttttctcgctgtcgtgagtAACAAATTGTGTtgtttcgctcggctgtaaattggtttagcatctcgtgcctttctTTCTGTTCTTTTNNNNNNNNNNNNNNNNNNNNNNNNNNNNNNNNNNNNNNNNNNNNNNNNNNNNNNNNNNNNNNNNNNNNNNNNNNNNNNNNNNNNNNNNNNNNNNNNNNNNTTTTTGAGCATTAAATGAGCtttcaaatattaattttaaattaattccaTCCACGATTAAATATACTCGATATGAACATCGGCCACGGCTGTGGAAAATCGTCGGAAAAAATACGCAGTAGCATTTACTTTGCTAACCTTTAACCATGgttcaaataattttagtaattttctTATGACATGACTTAAATAAGGACCAACGTAGTACTAACTTCATTGTACGTTTCCATCATAATGCGCTTGGNNNNNNNNNNNNNNNNNNNNNNNNNNNNNNNNNNNNNNNNNNNNNNNNNNNNNNNNNNNNNNNNNNNNNNNNNNNNNNNNNNNNNNNNNNNNNNNNNNNNNNNNNNNNNNNNNNNNNNNNNNNNNNNNNNNNNNNNNNNNNNNNNNNNNNNNNNNNNNNNNNNNNNNNNNNNNNNNNNNNNNNNNNNNNNNNNNNNNNNNNNNNNNNNNNNNNNNNNNNNNNNNNNNNNNNNNNNNNNNNNNNNNNNNNNNNNNNNNNNNNNNNNNNNNNNNNNNNNNNNNNNNNNNNNNNNNNNNNNNNNNNNNNNNNNNNNNNNNNNNNNNNNNNNNNNNNNNNNNNNNNNNNNNNNNNNNNNNNNNNNNNNNNNNNNNNNNNNNNNNNNNNNNNNNNNNNNNNNNNNNNNNNNNNNNNNNNNNNNNNNNNNNNNNNNNNNNNNNNNNNNNNNNNNNNNNNNNNNNNNNNNNNNNNNNNNNNNNNNNNNNNNNNNNNNNNNNNNNNNNNNNNNNNNNNNNNNNNNNNNNNNNNNNNNNNNNNNNNNNNNNNNNNNNNNNNNNNNNNNNNNNNNNNNNNNNNNNNNNNNNNNAAATTATTAATTCACCTAAAcaatacatgaaaaataaataaataaatacctacacatgTACATATATGGTACACActgatacaaaatataaaataaacataaactatACACATAAACATAAAGAGAGTACCtgcatatacctacctacatattcaCACAAAACAGAGAACACATAACATCTATTTCAAAAGGAAATGTCCACCCTTTTAATAAGTGGtccatttttaaacaatatcctatcaaatgaacatgtagctaaagtcgaactttcaagttgacagacacgtctattggcattattactttatgacatgcaaacgattatcgacTTTAAGGTAGACCAAATGTTTAGGTACCTCTCTGTCTGCTTTACCATGGCTCTACCTCTCGGAGCACACACGCCACAGtgactgctgcaacacgcgcactgcgcgccacctcTCTGCTTGCGCGagtacccgacgaaactgaaaccggcgcacaactacccgcgttgaagggctacgaattagctcgaaacatgtataagaacaagggtcaccgacatagccaagtgaattagctcgttgaagtggatGGGTAGGACACATAGcccggagaacagatggccgttgggggcCGAAATTTTTTCGAATGAAGACCACGGATCGacaagcgcagcataggacgtccaccaacgagatggacggatgatctggttaacggtgttatgggtactaagcaacggataaatataattatatagatatttacatacttaaatacatattaaacacccaagacccgagatcaaacattcgtatttttcatacaaatatctgccccgacacgggaatccaacccggaacctcaagcttcatagtcaggttctctaaccactaggccatctggtcgtcgaggTCGaggtgtacagatatttttgacatctTGGTAACTTACATGTCCTTACTGTAACTGTGTGTCCCGTTCATTACTTCTGTGTTCGAAATGCATCACAGAGACAAATAAACGTCACGCGCCATCCATATAACCCAGGGAAGGttgaatttattataaacaagGTAAATAATGTACTCTTACGCAATCACCGGGAAGCAGCGGAGTACACTGCAACACTGCGACCCCTGACCTTTAGAGGTTTCCTGGAACGCTACCCGCGTCTTTCCCAATTAGAAGGCGAACTCAATTACATTACGTTCGAACTTAATACGTAATTATTGACTGGAACTGTTCAATGGAAAACCTATATTTACTTAACTAactctcactaatattataaatgcgaaagtttgtttgttacctcatcacgtctaaaccactgaaccaatagatgaaattcggtacacagatagtttgagtttgGAAGTTCCAGCGGGTTAGCGatatacttctacgcggacggagtcgcgggcaacagctagtcgtGAAATAAAACCTGATAACTCACGCATTAAATCGAGTTCATCACCACCACTatactacgctgacgcgtttcgattTCACCAGagttccatcatcagatcagagATAATGCTCGGTCAAATAGAGAATATTccatttgtaaaaaatgtaaccaCGATAGCGAGGTGGTTGAAACTCTGGAATAATGACCCATTTAATGAATAAGTTAAATTACTACATTCCATTAAATTACAGGCTAGTTACTTTGTTCATAATTacccaaaatttcaaaatcggATAGCGCTTAGGGTTTTTGTATAAAGCCGAAAACCGGGCATGCGATTTACCTGATGTTAAGTAGTCACCGCAGTACAGTACTTGAGGCAGCTTAGGGCGTGGATGCTTTTATCACCGTTTGTATAAAAAACTCTATAGCTTTTTTTACTattagacagacatggcgaaactgtaaggatccgtttttgccatttggctacggaaccctaagaattAAACTTAAATCGTCGGCAATTTGCAAGTTGTAAAACTTGCTGGTCGTGGCAATTAGAAATTAAAATGAACATAAGTAACGTGTATAAGCGCACTTATGTGTACAGCTGGAAACTAAAAAAACAcaacttaattttaataattgactTATCCTAGCTATAAAAAACCAACATTATTTTCTTATCAAAATTTTACCACAATTTTTGCtaggtactttttttacttATCTAACAACAGTGAAACCAACGAAATCTAACTGATTAAAATAGCGCTTAAAGATTGTCCGGCAAAAAATGTtgatttatttcctttttaatCACATAAATAAGACGCATGGACCTTAATGCTTGTTTGCGATACTtttctttttctctttccaaatcTGCAATTTTCTTACGCATTAATGCCATTTCTTTGCTTACTTTATCTTTGTACCTTTTAAATGCTAACGATGAGTCCATTCGTTTTTTGACCTTTTTTCCGGGGGAAATAGATGCATGCAATATTGGAGTTTCACACGATGAAGAATTTGGTCTTATATCATTGTTTAAAGTGTCCTCAGTATCTAAACATGTGCTTTCCTCAGGCTTCAAAATTGTATTAGAACCAACCGACCGAGTATAAGATATTGGTAGAGTTAAAGAGGCTAAGCAATCAGATGAATTCGATGTGTTATTTGTGAGATTTGTCTCAGATTTCAAGTTTAGTGCAGTAGTGTCTTCAATTATGTCTGTGCTAATGATTGATTTAATGGGACATTCTTCTGCGTCTTTTGAACTTAGTAAGtacattgtatttttaaatgggACTATATTCAGGGGATCTCTAGCACTGTCCTTAGGTTCATCAACATCTACTATTACTTCATCTTCAATTATATCAAGacgtttttccttttttctcCTGTAGTAAGCTCTAAAATTCTCTCTGTTACGCTTTCGGGTTTTTTTTCTGTCTTTTTCAGTCATTTCACTTATAggcaataatttttttttgttttcttttaaggTATCTTTTTCTATTGTTATCTTTCTGTTGTTGGTATAAGACAGGATCATTTCTAATACGTTCTTGTCTTTTTTGTTCTGCAAGCCTTTTCCGCTTCAAAATTTCATCTTTTGGTTTCTTTGGTTTGCCCATTctgaaaaaatataagtaggtactatgattaaatttatctctaatggacacacatacacacgcacTTACATAAAATGACTGGAACACAGACAACTACTGATTCTAACAGATTTTAATAATTCACGGTTATTTAGGTACGTCTAGTTATACCTACCTGTCTATTTGTTACGGAATATAGAGGAATTTCATAGGTGGCTAACAGATATCATTGAACGAAACATAGTTGTTATCCATAACCGTTTTTTACACTAGCAACACTGACAAAGGTCACTTTACTCATTTCTTTCAACAGTGCTTTCAACGctgtttttgtaattaaaaaaataccagtacatacttaaaacaaatatacttacactttaaaaaataaaacgtattcATATTTTCGAGTTGTCATACTGATTGCAAAAAAACAAGTAAGATTTTGAGTGGTAGGTAATCGAATGGATTTTCTTACGACTATTTAGATGACCTTCAAAAATGGcaaattcttattcttattcttttgccgaagattcaaatgagaaagaaaaagaaaccactttttgtttcgagttccggacgacattagcaaactaaaaaaaatatgtacctaccgaAGTACCTACTGACATATACTTTTccgaaataataaatttgcctAGGTAGTAGGTATATGAAACAGTAAGTGATGTGATGTAGTCCACAataaacagatggcgctgtcatCTAATACTGTTCACTCTATTCGGTATGtccaatgtatgtacctattctAACTGATTCTGTATGAAAAAGGTAACAGTCGTAAATCTCATACCATGGTAATTAGAATATAATACGCGGCAATTAGAGACGTGGTAATTAGAAAACATGTGGCAATTAGAGTAGTGGCAATTAGGGAGAAGGCCATCTTAAATGGCGATGGCCAAAAGAAAACAATacatactattataatattgcaacacaataactttaaaaaaataagctaaTAGGTATTAGAGAACTTGATAAGCCGTCCAAAACAATATGACAATTAGATACTTACGTGCTCTGCGTAAATATTGCAACGAAAGACTTACAACTAAACTCGGCAAGCAACGACGCAAAACTGAGCGAAAAAGAGAGCGGCGAGCGTGCCATGCTGCTCTTGCTCTTATGTAGTGAGTGTGACTAACGAAGTGGCGAAAATATTAACGGCATAGGTAATTATTCCTTGACGTCGGCGTCGGACAGATCAATTATTAATGTTTTGTATTGAATTGAAAGACTGTTTTTAGTGGATACacgtttaaaattttgtaaacaataaataatattacccTGCTCAAAAATAGATCTCGCTCCGCCAAAAACGTTATACGTGTAAACACGCCTTTAAAGTTAGAAGACGTATAAATcagttaaaattacaaaaaatatttgaaattctaTTACTTATTGCCAACAAAGTAAATGACATAGTTGCTACTTATACAACTTgctttaattatataattattctcAGTAAGTTAAGTATTTCTAAGTTTTTAACCGACTAAATAAAACTGAGGAGGTTCATAAGCCACGTTTTTACAGAGTACTTacgtagtccgattttgataattatgtttttattggaaagcgattttatttttttgtcatcacacttgctcgcgtatttaaacagtgtcgaaacatgcaggctaccttggttgcaaccccccaaataaaaccctcgaccttaatgtgcttgtcatgaaacccgtggtcggtaaatatgagtcattgcgcgtacaaattttattgtcatgaagcccaaggttggTAAACGAGTCGATGCCCCAAAGAGAATTGTAATGTATAGGAATCGATGCCCGtagatactgctgcgcgcgctgctgctgcacgtgcATGGCGCTGCTGCAGGTCCACacacacgcacgtcaggcgcatgctgctgcgggggggggggcagcgctgccaagagcgcagcttaggtttcatagtagccctgcagattagTGATTAGACGAAGTTGACACTTAGAGCtatttcagattatccgatccaatTTTGGTATctgacgccgatacgatatcggggcaagtaaggtgtataaaatatgatccaacatcggatcggataatctaaaagacaggtacatataaTTCATACATTTCACTTGCCCTGACGCCGATACCGATATCAGaccggataatctgaaaacgctcttataACCTCTGTAGCGTGCAACTGAGAGCGTTTTCAGACTGTCTTTATTTCAGAGcactttcagattatccgacgACGATGACACCATGTACTGTTTTCACAtattccgacaaaatcgttccgattcGGCCATTTGCTGGATAGCTTAGCACATCCACAGAGACAATTTAAATACACgtatagcacacatacaaacatatcGTCCAACAACCCACGGGCGTCTGATGGTGCCGCCAACTAGAGTGGGTagatccggatctgaagattcaaaagagtcagatcctcaagcggatccgaatcccttaatgactcctttcaaatcttattgactccggagttactaactccgactggatcgagcggctcgcctcgctcgtgatcgccgtcacgctcactcacactgactcgctccgtccgcctgctttcgctctcgctcggctcggatcggatcggcagggctactacgaaactcgaagttcgtaatgttcgtatcgtaccgtccctctcgctctcgtattaaatagtataggtgtcagagggaccgcacgacacgaacttcgattttggagtttcatagtagccctgcggatcggatcttgaacttggatcttattatttggttggtcggttcggttcggttcgtagtagccctgcggatcggatcttggacttggatcttattatctatgtttggttggtcggttcggttcggtactcggacttggactaacgaacaaatctttctctctctcacgaatctgtacttcagttcagtcagcgggtggggcaccgcagtaccgtaccgacaccgaccgaccgaaccgagccggagcgggtcggccatagataaattaataatcgctcgaaagaaccggagtcaataaaggagtcggattcaataagcggattcggtaccgacaccggagctggatctagtgagtcagatcacttcgcggagttgagattacccatgtctacgccaacatatcggtgtcggctccgatatccgatatcgggccggacgGACAATATGAAAAACAGCAGGTCTacctacgaaactcgaaactcgaagtttgtatcgtaccgtccctctcgctctcgtattaaatagtataaatgtcagagggatcgcacgacacgaacttcgagtttcgagtttcgtagtagccctgctggtacatatttcatacattttacttggtTAGTTCTAGTATGCTGTATTGAATGTGGTTTCTTTTGAAAATTAGTAATtgatcccgactgttgaacttcaaGTCACTTTACTCCTAGACCGAGTCCTCGTCGAGTTTTTTGTAATAAGTATAGTATGCAATTCGGACTACAAACTAATAACTGCCACTTTGACGCTGACAGCTGTCGTCGTCAAACTGAATTTTGGCATTGGCACCTACTTTACTAATAAAGTTGAAGGAGAGAAACTGcaaagtttgttttgttcgctttaatattttatatatttattacgaTGTGACTCACACACTACATTTCAGTTACggtatttaaagttaattttcagtggaataaaaagtacattcagcGCGATATAACCGACGATCACACCCGCTCCTCTCTCCCGTTATTCCGAAGCGTCCACGTAGAATTTAACTGTTATTGTTTGTGCTCATTGAACGTTGAAGAtgcggcgttctaaggggtATCAGGACTTGGATGATAATGGCGTGGGGCCAAGACCTGGTCCACAGGCTATGCCACCTCCTCAGGAAATCGAGATGGCTTCAGTCACCGTCGTTCCGGACGGTAAGTTTAAATGGAATGCCGTTGTTATTAAGTACCAAATGACGTTGGTTGATGGAATGTGTGTTAAGATCGTAAATGCCAGCTTATGATAACATTGGAAATTACAACTTCTGCTTTGGCTCTTTATGTAAAGTTAATTTCTCTTTGAGGAATTTCTAGGTAGAGTTGCCGAATAGTTGCGAAGTTATTCAATATACAAATCATTCATATATTCAATTAACAGTACTGTTCTTCTAAAATTGGGAGTGAACCACTCTTGCCAAAGCTTCTAAATCTATTACATTTAAAAgtctttattgtttttattttttagggaACCTATAAAATGACCAATGTAATTTGCTATGTTAGGGATTTCAAGAGTAAATAATCAAAGCTGGGTCtggttgaaaaaaaatgttttttttcaaccATAACCTGCACCTAAGTACTGTACTAGGGCTTTATTCCCACTAGGCTTAAAATCCTATGAACATGacttattttacatttacatgGAACTCACTAATCAatcttaaaattttgaatttatagaataaaatttgacatggaccttaaaagttatttaaattaaatttatttaaacaaacaatggtaaaggtacaattgaagtataCTAAACTAtcttaaaataacttaactatatatacaattcCCCCAAGGCTTGTCCCTgcggctggctgcatttccgtgCTGGATTGTGATCCCAATACTTTGGGCGAGAcatgcaccagccctatggtcattggtaatatcgaataatttattttagtttgtaaaatacttaagttaaaaatatttttttaaatctcgaaatTAAATTATCAACTTTGTTTGAAGAATCTGAAATAAAGTATCTTAAGCCTGTTTCTGCATCATGGTCTAACTTTGTACAAAAATTCATCTAAATCATACCATAAGGACACCCATTAGGATCATAATGTGATAAGCCATGTCCCCGCTGAGCGTGCTGCTCCATGAAGCAGTGACTTTTGGGCAATTTTGAGCCCTAAGTCAAGCAAAATCAAGCCTCATATCAGCTATCTTgcaagaactatgcaatttttcaggatgaaaattattctatgtccttcccttccccgggactcaaactatctgtataccaagtttcctcaaaatcggttcagcagtttagacatgatgaggtaacaaacaaacaaacagacttacaaactttcgcatttattatagtAAGTGAGTTAGTAGGCTAGctcttaaataaacaaataaataaaagagacTTATTCAATACTTTGTTTACAAGTTATGAATCATAAGTAATGCATTATAAAGAAAACAATGAAATAATATTCTTGTTCAATTTTAGAATTTTCTTTGCAGATACATTCACGGTAACTCAAGCTGTGAATGCGCTGGGCTTCGGCTGGTTCCAGGTGAAGCTGTCGCTGTGCACTGGCCTCTGCTGGATGGCTGACTCCATGGAAATGACCATATTGAGCATCCTGTCACCGGCCTTGCACTGTGAATGGAATATCAGCAAGTAAAGACA
This region of Choristoneura fumiferana chromosome 11, NRCan_CFum_1, whole genome shotgun sequence genomic DNA includes:
- the LOC141432311 gene encoding synaptic vesicle 2-related protein-like, with product MRRSKGYQDLDDNGVGPRPGPQAMPPPQEIEMASVTVVPDDTFTVTQAVNALGFGWFQVKLSLCTGLCWMADSMEMTILSILSPALHCEWNISNTY